One Elephas maximus indicus isolate mEleMax1 chromosome 18, mEleMax1 primary haplotype, whole genome shotgun sequence genomic region harbors:
- the MYOG gene encoding myogenin, producing the protein MELYETSPYFYQEPRFYDGENYLPVHLQGFEPPGYERTELGLSPEARGPLEDKGLGTPEHCPGQCLPWACKVCKRKSVSVDRRRAATLREKRRLKKVNEAFEALKRSTLLNPNQRLPKVEILRSAIQYIERLQALLSTLNQEERDLRYRGGGGPQPGVPSDCSSHSASCSPEWGSALEFGPNPGDHLLTPDPADAHNLHSLTSIVDSITVEDVSVAFADESMPN; encoded by the exons ATGGAGCTGTATGAGACATCCCCCTACTTCTACCAGGAACCCCGCTTTTATGATGGGGAAAACTACCTGCCCGTTCACCTCCAGGGCTTTGAGCCTCCGGGCTATGAGCGGACTGAGCTCGGCCTGAGCCCTGAGGCCCGAGGGCCCCTAGAAGACAAGGGGCTGGGGACCCCAGAACACTGCCCAGGCCAGTGCCTCCCGTGGGCGTGTAAGGTGTGTAAGAGGAAGTCGGTGTCCGTGGACCGGCGGCGGGCAGCCACGCTGAGGGAGAAACGCAGGCTCAAGAAGGTGAATGAGGCCTTCGAGGCCCTGAAAAGGAGCACCCTGCTCAACCCCAACCAGCGGCTGCCCAAGGTGGAGATCCTGCGCAGCGCCATCCAGTATATTGAGCGCCTGCAAGCCCTGCTCAGCACCCTCAACCAGGAGGAGCGTGACCTCCGCTACCGAGGCGGGGGCGGGCCCCAGCCAGGG GTGCCCAGTGACTGCAGCTCCCACAGCGCCTCCTGCAGTCCAGAGTGGGGCAGCGCACTAGAGTTCGGACCCAACCCAGGAG ATCACCTGCTCACACCCGACCCTGCGGATGCCCACAACCTGCACTCCCTCACCTCTATCGTGGACAGCATCACAGTGGAGGATGTTTCTGTGGCCTTCGCAGACGAAAGCATGCCCAACTGA